In Canis lupus familiaris isolate Mischka breed German Shepherd chromosome 9, alternate assembly UU_Cfam_GSD_1.0, whole genome shotgun sequence, a single window of DNA contains:
- the PEX12 gene encoding peroxisome assembly protein 12, whose translation MAEHGAHITTAAVVDDQPSIFEVVAQDSLMTAVRPALQHVVKVLAESNPAHYGFFWRWFDEIFTLLDLLLQQHYLSKTSASFSENFYGLKRIVMGDTHKLERLASAGLPKKQFWKSIMFLVLFPYLKVKLEKLISSLREEDEYSIHPPSSRWKQFYRAFLAAYPFVNMAWEGCFFVQQLRYILGKAQHHSPLLRLAGVRLGRLTVQDIQALEHKPAEASMMQQPARSVGDKIKSSLKKALGGAALTLSTGLSVGVFFLQFLEWWYSSENQETIKSLTALPTPPPPVHLDYNSDSPLLPKMKTVCPLCRKTRVNDTVLATSGYVFCYRCVFNYVRSHQTCPITGYPTEVQHLIKLYSPEN comes from the exons ATGGCTGAGCATGGGGCTCACATCACAACTGCTGCTGTGGTGGATGACCAGCCATCCATCTTTGAGGTGGTAGCACAGGACAGTTTAATGACAGCAGTGAGACCTGCTCTTCAGCATGTGGTCAAG GTTCTTGCAGAATCAAATCCTGCCCACTATGGCTTCTTTTGGAGGTGGTTTGATGAAATCTTCACCCTGCTAGATCTTCTGCTCCAGCAACATTACCTGTCTAAAACTAGTGcctcattttctgaaaatttttatggCTTGAAGCGCATTGTAATGGGAGACACACACAAGCTTGAGAGATTGGCCAGCGCTGGTCTCCCAAAGAAGCAGTTTTGGAAGTCAATTATGTTCCTGGTTCTTTTTCCCTACCTGAAAGTGAAGCTGGAGAAGCTGATTTCTAGCCTGAGAGAAGAGGATGAATATTCTATCCATCCCCCTTCTTCCCGCTGGAAACAGTTTTATAGAGCCTTCCTGGCAGCCTACCCATTTGTAAACATGGCATGGGAAGGCTGTTTTTTTGTACAACAACTTCGATACATCCTAGGGAAGGCTCAGCATCATTCACCACTGCTGAGGCTGGCTGGAGTTCGGCTAGGTCGACTTACAGTTCAGGACATACAGGCTCTGGAGCACAAGCCAGCTGAAGCCAGCATGATGCAGCAACCAGCCAGGAG TGTTGGTGACAAAATAAAGTCATCTCTGAAGAAAGCTCTGGGAGGTGCTGCCTTAACCCTGTCTACTGGCCTTTCTGTGGGAGTATTCTTTCTGCAGTTCCTTGAATGGTGGTACTCCTCTGAAAATCAAGAAACAATCAAATCACTGACTGCCCTGCCTACTCCTCCACCACCTGTACACCTAGACTACAATTCCGATTCTCCCCTGCTACCCAAAATGAAGACTGTGTGCCCACTGTGTCGTAAAACCCGGGTGAATGATACTGTTCTTGCCACCTCTGGCTATGTGTTTTGTTATCGCTGTGTGTTTAATTATGTAAGGAGTCACCAAACTTGTCCCATAACAGGTTATCCAACAGAAGTACAACATCTAATTAAACTGTACTCCCCTGAAAACTGA